The following proteins come from a genomic window of Rutidosis leptorrhynchoides isolate AG116_Rl617_1_P2 chromosome 10, CSIRO_AGI_Rlap_v1, whole genome shotgun sequence:
- the LOC139871993 gene encoding boron transporter 1-like, translating to MEETFVPFQGIKNDVIGRLKCYKQDWTGGFRAGLRILAPTTYIFFASAIPVISFGEQLERNTEGALTAVQTLASTAICGIIHSIIGGQPLLILGVAEPTVLMYTFMYNFAKQRPKLGHNLFLAWTGWVCVWTAALLFMLAILGACSIINRFTRVAGELFGLLIAMLFMQQAIRGLVDEFRIPERANLKSIEFIASWRFANGMFALVLSFGLLLTGLKSRKARSWRYGSGWIRSLIADYGVPLMVLVWTAVSYAPSRSVPQGIPRRLFSPDPWSPGAYENWTVIKDMLDVPILFIFGAFVPATMIAVLYYFDHSVASQLAQQKEFNLRKPPSFHYDLLLLGFLTLLCGLLGIPPSNGVIPQSPMHTKSLATLKHQLLRNRLVESARESMRMNSSLGQLYGNMQDVYQQMQTPLNHQPPSDRKLKELKESTLQLAQSMGNIDAPVDESVFDVEKEIDDLLPVEVKEQRVSNLLQSCMVGGCVAAMPFLKLIPTSVLWGYFAFMAIESLPGNQFWERILLLFTAPSRRFKVLEDYHATFVETVPFKTIATFTLFQTSYLLVCFGLTWVPIAGLLFPLMIMLLVPVRQYILPKFFKGVHLQDLDAAEYEEAPAIPFNYPPDGEFGARPAIQDVGEILDEVVTRSRGEIRRTCSSRITSTTATPIRDGKNIQSPRLSMYSPKVNELRAMHSPRSATREPFSPTVPSSLGKSPRN from the exons ATGGAAGAGACATTTGTGCCATTTCAAGGAATCAAAAATGACGTCATCGGACGGTTGAAGTGTTACAAACAAGATTGGACCGGTGGATTTCGTGCAGGCCTCCG AATTTTGGCTCCAACTACATATATATTCTTCGCATCAGCCATTCCAGTTATATCATTCGGTGAACAACTTGAACGAAATACTG AAGGAGCATTGACAGCTGTGCAAACATTAGCATCTACTGCAATATGTGGAATCATACATTCTATTATTGGAGGTCAACCTTTGTTGATTTTAGGTGTTGCTGAGCCTACTGTATTAATGTACACCTTTATGTACAACTTTGCTAAACAAAGGCCAAAATTAGGTCACAATCTGTTTCTTGCATGGACTGGATG GGTATGTGTGTGGACTGCTGCTTTGCTGTTCATGCTGGCTATACTCGGAGCATGTTCTATTATTAACCGGTTTACACGTGTGGCTGGTGAACTTTTTGGTCTACTAATTGCCATGCTCTTTATGCAACAAGCAATCAGA GGACTAGTAGACGAGTTTCGCATACCTGAACGAGCGAATTTGAAATCAATCGAGTTTATAGCTTCATGGAGATTTGCTAATGGAATGTTTGCACTTGTTTTATCCTTTGGCCTTTTACTAACTGGATTGAAAAGCCGTAAAGCTAGATCATGGAGATATGGTTCAG gctGGATTAGAAGCCTTATTGCAGATTACGGTGTACCCCTTATGGTCCTTGTATGGACAGCCGTGTCTTATGCACCATCCCGAAGTGTCCCACAAGGTATCCCAAGGCGCCTTTTTAGCCCAGATCCTTGGTCTCCTGGTGCATACGAGAATTGGACCGTCATTAAG GATATGCTTGATGTACCTATTCTCTTCATATTTGGAGCTTTTGTTCCTGCAACCATGATTGCTGTATTGTACTACTTTGATCATAGTGTTGCATCTCAACTTGCTCAACAAAAAGAGTTCAATTTGAGAAAGCCTCCTTCTTTCCATTACGACTTGCTCCTTTTAGGATTTTTA ACGTTACTATGTGGTCTTCTTGGTATCCCTCCGTCTAACGGTGTCATCCCACAATCTCCTATGCATACCAAGAGTCTCGCTACTCTGAAACACCAG TTGCTTCGAAATCGACTAGTGGAGTCTGCACGAGAAAGTATGAGGATGAACTCAAGCTTAGGACAATTATACGGAAACATGCAAGACGTGTATCAACAAATGCAAACACCCTTAAACCACCAACCACCCTCGGATCGTAAATTAAAGGAACTAAAAGAATCAACGCTTCAATTAGCCCAAAGCATGGGGAATATTGATGCACCGGTGGACGAGAGTGTATTCGATGTGGAAAAAGAGATAGACGATTTGTTACCAGTTGAAGTTAAAGAACAACGCGTGAGTAACTTACTTCAATCGTGTATGGTTGGAGGATGTGTTGCAGCTATGCCGTTTTTAAAACTTATTCCGACTTCAGTCCTTTGGGGTTACTTTGCTTTCATGGCGATCGAAAGTTTACCTGGAAACCAGTTTTGGGAACGAATATTACTTCTCTTCACTGCACCTAGCCGAAGATTCAA AGTTCTAGAGGACTACCATGCGACATTTGTGGAAACGGTGCCTTTTAAAACGATTGCAACATTTACGTTATTCCAAACATCGTATCTTTTGGTCTGTTTTGGGCTTACGTGGGTTCCAATAGCTGGACTTTTGTTCCCGTTGATGATCATGTTGTTAGTTCCTGTTCGACAATACATTTTGCCTAAATTTTTCAAAGGCGTACATCTTCAGGATTTAGATGCAGCCGAGTACGAGGAAGCTCCCGCTATACCTTTTAATTATCCTCCG GATGGAGAATTTGGGGCAAGGCCTGCAATACAAGATGTTGGAGAAATACTAGATGAGGTGGTTACAAGAAGCAGGGGTGAGATTAGGCGAACGTGTAGTTCGAGAATAACGAGCACCACTGCAACTCCAATAAGAGACGGAAAGAATATTCAAAGTCCAAGACTATCGATGTACAGTCCTAAAGTTAACGAACTAAGAGCAATGCACAGTCCTCGGTCTGCTACAAGAGAACCTTTTAGTCCAACTGTACCATCTTCTTTGGGAAAAAGTCCCCGGAATTGA
- the LOC139871994 gene encoding uncharacterized protein, with product MAKVIEKFFITSMLMWMVPIAILYAFNNNLFPGSADLSPHSVTLISGGVAVVSVNIVIAFYIYLAMREPSEKHEPDPKFVSEAEASVEHLVPNETQQTSSAHKKDE from the exons ATGGCAAAAGTAATAGAGAAGTTCTTTATAACATCCATGTTGATGTGGATGGTACCTATTGCAATATTGTATGCCTTCAACAACAATTTATTTCCTG GTTCTGCTGACTTGTCTCCGCATTCAGTGACACTCATAAGCGGGGGTGTTGCTGTAGTATCTGTCAACATTGTAATTGCATTCTACATATATCTTGCGATGAGAGAGCCTTCAGAGAAACACGAACCAGATCCCAAGTTTGTGTCAGAAGCCGAGGCTAGTGTCGAACATTTGGTACCAAACGAAACACAACAAACTTCATCGGCACATAAGAAAGATGAGTAA